The following proteins come from a genomic window of Nitrospira sp.:
- a CDS encoding Multi-sensor hybrid histidine kinase, with amino-acid sequence MDAQETGSQPDTADASVIPQRAAEQLLISPLMLESIIESAMDAFLTVDEGQKVVLFNRAAEQMFGYSAQEAIGRPLDGFVPERFREAHRHHIHAFGQSGVTSRKMGKLGTVMGLRSNGEEFPIEAAISHIDVDGKKYYTVILRDITERKRAEDLLKESQRQLTTLIGNLPGFVYRCRNDGGWIFEYLSDGASDLTGYTIEEYLVQRTIAYGTNTHPGDRERVRQDVQAALEQHRPFELTYRILTKSGEVKWVWERGEGIYAQDGALSHLEGFITDVTERKRAEHLLRQSEERYRRLIAVSPYAILVNRDARIIFANDQAIKLFGAVKAEEILEKSPMDLFHADDHDIVQERIQELFEGTAQGPMLEGTIVTLDGKAVDVEVSGARFVDEEGPAILIMLRDVSERKRLQDQLRRTERVAELGTLASGMAHEIGTPMNVILGRAEYLMDRVTEEPIKRGLRTIITQVERITRVMNQLLSFARRKAPQRVPLDLRKVIEDGMEMFQERLARNHIRIKMEMADPCPMVLADGDQMSQVLLNLIMNAVHAMPEGGTLRVGLESEQPMVKLTIVDTGHGIPPEAIGKIYDPFFTTKEFGKGTGLGLTVVKGIIEEHQGSIAVESEEGKGTKFTVLLPIHQTG; translated from the coding sequence ATGGACGCGCAAGAGACCGGATCGCAGCCGGATACCGCAGACGCATCAGTCATCCCCCAAAGGGCGGCAGAGCAGCTCCTGATCAGCCCACTCATGCTCGAAAGCATCATTGAATCCGCGATGGATGCGTTCCTCACCGTGGATGAGGGTCAGAAAGTCGTGTTATTTAACCGCGCAGCCGAACAGATGTTTGGGTATTCCGCTCAAGAAGCAATCGGTCGGCCGCTCGACGGATTCGTGCCGGAGCGGTTCCGCGAGGCCCATCGCCACCACATTCATGCATTCGGACAATCCGGCGTGACGAGCCGAAAGATGGGCAAACTGGGAACCGTCATGGGACTCCGCTCTAACGGAGAAGAGTTTCCGATCGAAGCCGCCATTTCACATATCGATGTGGATGGAAAGAAATACTATACCGTCATTCTTCGAGACATCACGGAGCGCAAACGGGCCGAAGACTTGCTCAAAGAGAGCCAGCGGCAACTCACCACCTTAATCGGCAATCTACCGGGCTTCGTGTATCGTTGTCGAAATGACGGGGGGTGGATATTCGAGTACCTCAGTGACGGAGCGTCGGATTTGACCGGTTACACCATAGAAGAATACCTCGTTCAACGGACGATTGCATACGGCACAAATACCCATCCGGGTGACCGTGAGCGTGTCCGGCAGGATGTTCAGGCCGCCTTGGAGCAACATCGTCCCTTCGAGTTGACCTACCGAATTCTGACGAAATCCGGCGAGGTCAAATGGGTTTGGGAGAGAGGGGAAGGGATCTATGCGCAGGACGGCGCCCTCAGTCACCTGGAAGGTTTCATCACCGACGTGACCGAACGCAAGCGGGCCGAACACTTGCTGCGGCAAAGCGAAGAACGGTATCGGCGCCTGATCGCCGTTTCGCCGTATGCGATTTTAGTGAATCGAGACGCCCGCATCATCTTCGCCAATGACCAGGCCATCAAGCTGTTCGGAGCGGTAAAGGCCGAGGAGATCCTCGAAAAGTCTCCCATGGACCTGTTCCACGCCGATGACCATGACATCGTCCAAGAGCGAATCCAGGAACTGTTTGAAGGCACGGCTCAAGGCCCCATGCTTGAGGGGACCATCGTGACGCTCGACGGAAAAGCCGTGGATGTGGAAGTCAGTGGCGCTCGATTTGTCGACGAAGAGGGACCGGCGATTTTGATCATGCTCCGTGATGTCAGCGAGCGGAAACGGCTTCAAGACCAATTGCGGAGAACCGAGCGGGTCGCTGAACTGGGGACGCTGGCGTCCGGCATGGCGCATGAAATCGGGACGCCGATGAACGTGATTCTTGGGCGGGCCGAATATTTGATGGATCGCGTGACGGAGGAGCCGATCAAAAGAGGTCTCCGGACGATCATTACGCAGGTTGAGCGGATTACGAGGGTGATGAATCAACTGCTCTCATTCGCGCGACGCAAAGCTCCGCAGCGTGTTCCGCTTGACCTAAGAAAAGTGATCGAAGACGGCATGGAGATGTTTCAAGAGCGTCTCGCAAGAAACCACATTCGGATTAAAATGGAGATGGCCGACCCTTGCCCCATGGTGTTGGCCGACGGGGATCAGATGAGCCAAGTCTTGCTCAACCTCATCATGAACGCCGTTCACGCGATGCCGGAGGGCGGGACTCTTCGTGTCGGCTTGGAGTCTGAGCAACCGATGGTGAAACTCACCATCGTCGATACCGGTCACGGAATCCCCCCGGAAGCCATTGGAAAAATCTACGATCCGTTCTTTACGACGAAAGAGTTCGGGAAAGGAACCGGCTTGGGATTAACAGTGGTGAAGGGAATCATTGAAGAACATCAAGGCTCCATTGCTGTAGAGAGCGAGGAAGGGAAGGGAACTAAGTTTACCGTCCTCCTGCCCATTCATCAAACAGGCTGA
- a CDS encoding Two-component system response regulator protein: protein MSDSARLNQSAPTDPVITARIEAIKQLAQGLSDRVAVMDRSFNVVYANEAAWSADQAAKTNRSRAKCYEAFAQRTDPCGTCPAIKVFEAPGVECVSCSSGGDGTACGMQQAFPLADVNGTVASMLVLFQPTPKPQGRATPKDSVGRAGDDRLGDLIGRSPIMRQLFDMTRLVADSSATVLIQGESGTGKELLANTIHALSNRKDRPFVVVDCGSLPETLLESELFGHVKGAFTGAVANKRGLFEEADGGTIFLDEIGDTTPTFQAKLLRVLQEGEIKPVGGTRSLKIHARVISASNKELADLVKAKTFRQDLYYRLAVLPLYLPALRERREDIPLLVQHFVAASCARHHQAVRQVAEKTMRALRDAPWPGNVRQLQHHVERAVVTTTGPWLVCDDLVSGIVTEEESLRSASRGAVAQTERTRIVDALQKTAGNRLKAAKLLKISRASLYNKLRAYNIE from the coding sequence TTGTCTGACTCAGCCCGCCTCAACCAATCGGCGCCGACGGATCCTGTCATCACCGCGCGAATCGAAGCGATCAAGCAATTAGCACAGGGACTGTCCGATCGTGTGGCGGTTATGGACCGATCATTCAACGTTGTGTACGCGAACGAAGCGGCGTGGTCAGCGGACCAGGCTGCAAAAACCAACCGGTCTCGCGCCAAGTGCTATGAGGCTTTTGCGCAGCGGACCGACCCTTGCGGGACCTGTCCGGCCATAAAGGTGTTTGAAGCACCCGGTGTGGAATGCGTGTCTTGTTCGAGTGGAGGAGACGGCACGGCCTGTGGGATGCAACAAGCATTCCCTTTGGCGGATGTGAATGGAACCGTGGCATCGATGCTGGTGCTCTTTCAGCCGACCCCAAAGCCCCAGGGTCGAGCAACACCGAAGGACTCCGTCGGCCGAGCGGGAGACGATCGTTTAGGAGATTTGATCGGACGAAGCCCGATCATGCGGCAACTCTTCGACATGACTCGCCTTGTGGCGGACAGCTCGGCGACCGTCCTCATACAAGGGGAGAGTGGAACAGGGAAGGAACTCCTGGCGAACACGATTCATGCGCTCAGCAACCGAAAAGATCGGCCGTTCGTCGTCGTCGATTGCGGGTCCTTGCCCGAAACACTGCTTGAAAGCGAATTATTCGGGCATGTCAAAGGAGCCTTCACCGGGGCGGTCGCCAATAAGCGTGGACTGTTCGAAGAGGCGGACGGAGGCACCATTTTTCTCGACGAGATCGGCGATACCACGCCGACATTTCAAGCGAAGCTGCTCCGCGTCCTGCAAGAGGGCGAGATCAAGCCCGTGGGTGGAACACGATCGTTGAAGATCCATGCGCGGGTCATCTCTGCCTCAAACAAGGAACTGGCCGACCTGGTGAAGGCCAAGACGTTTCGGCAGGATCTGTACTATCGACTGGCCGTGTTGCCGCTCTATTTGCCGGCGCTTCGGGAACGGCGAGAAGACATCCCATTGCTCGTCCAACATTTCGTCGCCGCTTCATGCGCTCGACATCACCAAGCCGTGCGCCAAGTTGCCGAAAAAACGATGAGGGCGTTGCGCGATGCTCCATGGCCCGGCAATGTCCGGCAATTGCAGCATCACGTTGAGCGGGCCGTGGTGACGACCACCGGGCCATGGCTGGTGTGCGATGATCTGGTTTCAGGCATCGTGACCGAAGAGGAGAGTTTGCGCTCAGCGTCGCGTGGGGCTGTGGCTCAGACCGAACGCACTCGGATCGTGGACGCGTTGCAAAAAACTGCGGGAAATCGATTAAAGGCAGCCAAGTTGCTGAAGATCAGCCGAGCGAGCCTCTACAACAAGCTTCGCGCCTATAACATCGAATAG
- a CDS encoding Particulate methane monooxygenase C-subunit — MANGVTTYGTVQVPDTNVARWYHNMKPLTIGWLGMLGIGIFWVMFQRTFGYSHGLDSMTPEFDSVWMGLFRFNIVANATFFAISVGWIWITRDRNLANLDPRLELKRYFYWLSWLVLYIWGVYYAGSYTLEQDAAWHQVIIRDTSFTASHIVAFYGSFPLYITCGVSSYLYAQTRLPLYAQATSFPLVAAVVGPMMILPNVGLNEWGHAFWFVDELFSAPLHWGFVTLGWCGLFGAAGGVAAQIVSRMSNLADVIWNGASKDILDPFSKQVGTGAKAGY; from the coding sequence ATGGCAAATGGGGTTACAACTTACGGAACAGTGCAGGTGCCTGACACCAATGTGGCGAGATGGTATCACAACATGAAACCTCTGACGATCGGCTGGCTGGGGATGCTGGGGATCGGAATCTTCTGGGTTATGTTTCAACGTACCTTCGGGTACTCGCACGGGCTTGATTCGATGACCCCGGAGTTCGACTCAGTCTGGATGGGACTGTTTCGATTTAATATTGTGGCCAACGCTACCTTCTTCGCCATCTCGGTCGGATGGATTTGGATCACGCGCGATCGAAACCTGGCCAACCTGGATCCCAGACTGGAGTTGAAGAGGTATTTTTATTGGCTGAGCTGGCTGGTTCTCTACATCTGGGGCGTCTATTACGCGGGCAGCTACACGCTGGAGCAGGATGCGGCATGGCACCAAGTGATCATCCGCGACACGAGCTTCACGGCGAGCCACATTGTGGCGTTCTATGGGAGCTTTCCCTTGTACATCACGTGCGGAGTGTCCAGCTATCTCTATGCGCAGACTCGGTTGCCGCTCTATGCGCAGGCGACGTCCTTTCCGTTGGTGGCGGCGGTGGTGGGTCCGATGATGATTCTGCCGAACGTGGGGTTGAACGAGTGGGGCCATGCGTTCTGGTTCGTGGATGAGCTGTTCTCGGCGCCGTTGCACTGGGGCTTCGTGACGTTGGGGTGGTGTGGGTTGTTCGGGGCCGCGGGCGGCGTGGCGGCGCAGATCGTGAGCCGGATGTCGAATTTGGCGGACGTCATCTGGAATGGCGCATCAAAAGATATTCTCGATCCGTTTTCCAAGCAGGTGGGCACAGGCGCCAAGGCCGGGTATTAA
- a CDS encoding Cell division protein FtsH, with protein sequence MLADQLAAAYVNGINGQPQPMSSSPSPIADLVYETSSDRAFDSLILPRPVAKECRALIEEHRRADLLRSFGLAPRHRVLLVGPPGNGKTSLAESLANELMVPMLSIRYEGIIGSYLGETATRLRKVFDYARQRACVLFFDEFETLGKERGDEHETGEIKRVVSALLLQIDSLPQHVVVVTATNHRELLDRAVWRRFQLRLELPRPTQEQVTAFLDHLFARLEFARGLRSSSFSKSFRGASYSDIEDFVRDLARHYVLAIPNGNVQKIAQERLVAWKSRACFESR encoded by the coding sequence ATGCTTGCGGATCAACTAGCTGCTGCTTATGTGAATGGGATTAATGGTCAGCCTCAGCCTATGAGTTCGTCACCATCCCCTATAGCCGATTTGGTCTACGAGACCTCCTCAGATCGCGCTTTTGATAGTCTTATTTTGCCCCGCCCAGTAGCAAAAGAGTGTCGAGCGCTCATCGAGGAGCATCGGCGTGCAGATCTATTGAGGTCTTTTGGCTTAGCACCGCGGCATCGTGTTCTCTTGGTCGGCCCACCCGGTAATGGCAAAACCTCACTCGCAGAATCGCTTGCGAACGAGTTGATGGTACCAATGCTATCGATCCGATACGAAGGTATTATAGGAAGTTATTTGGGCGAAACAGCAACTCGCCTGCGAAAAGTGTTTGACTATGCCAGACAACGGGCTTGCGTATTGTTTTTTGACGAATTCGAGACCCTGGGGAAGGAGCGTGGAGACGAACATGAAACAGGGGAAATCAAACGTGTTGTAAGTGCGCTCTTGCTACAGATCGACAGTCTGCCCCAACATGTTGTTGTTGTAACGGCTACAAACCATCGGGAGTTGCTGGACCGCGCCGTTTGGCGTCGGTTTCAGCTACGCCTGGAGCTGCCTCGGCCAACACAGGAACAAGTAACAGCGTTTCTCGATCATTTATTTGCTCGATTGGAGTTCGCACGTGGCTTGCGATCCAGTAGTTTTTCAAAATCATTTCGCGGGGCGAGTTATTCAGATATCGAAGACTTCGTGCGAGATCTCGCCCGCCATTATGTCCTCGCAATTCCTAATGGCAATGTTCAGAAAATTGCTCAGGAGCGACTAGTCGCTTGGAAGTCTCGGGCATGTTTCGAATCGCGCTAG